One window of the Burkholderia ubonensis subsp. mesacidophila genome contains the following:
- a CDS encoding helix-turn-helix transcriptional regulator: MAKKRLTSEQQVILEQVKQIAAALGETLAPFTEVVVHDLRSPKHAILAIHNNLSGREVGDPATELGLARIADDSYPQVLANYANRFSDGRQAKSTSIGIKDSDGHYFAALCLNVDVTLFRGITTLLEQFSAPSGEVVKESLDPSRAHSLRERIDRFAVGLATTPQALRTDQRRALMQALKEEGYLDLRRSMETIAQHLGVSRATVYNDTK; this comes from the coding sequence ATGGCTAAGAAAAGACTGACCAGCGAACAGCAGGTAATTCTTGAGCAGGTCAAGCAGATCGCGGCGGCGCTGGGCGAGACGTTGGCGCCGTTTACCGAGGTGGTGGTTCACGACCTTCGCTCGCCGAAGCACGCGATTCTCGCCATCCACAACAACCTGTCCGGGCGCGAGGTGGGCGACCCCGCGACGGAACTCGGCCTGGCCCGCATTGCGGACGACAGCTACCCGCAAGTGCTCGCGAACTATGCGAACCGGTTCAGCGACGGGCGCCAGGCCAAAAGCACGTCGATCGGCATCAAGGATTCGGACGGGCATTATTTCGCCGCCCTGTGCCTGAACGTCGACGTGACGCTGTTTCGCGGCATCACGACATTGCTGGAACAGTTCTCGGCGCCCAGCGGGGAGGTGGTCAAGGAGTCGCTGGACCCGTCGCGCGCCCACTCGCTTCGCGAGCGGATCGACCGCTTCGCGGTCGGCCTGGCGACCACGCCGCAAGCGCTCCGTACCGACCAGCGCAGGGCGCTGATGCAGGCGCTCAAGGAAGAGGGCTATCTGGACTTGCGGCGGTCGATGGAGACGATTGCGCAACACCTGGGCGTCTCGCGCGCAACCGTGTACAACGACACCAAGTAA
- a CDS encoding threo-3-hydroxy-L-aspartate ammonia-lyase — translation MTTTFELPTFADVEAAATRIAGIAHRTPVHTSRTLNELIGAEVFVKCENFQRMGAFKFRGAFNALSRFSPEQRKAGVVAFSSGNHAQGIALSAKILGIPATIVMPHDAPAAKIAATKGYGADVVTYDRYAEDREAIGRRLADEQGLTLIPPYDHPDVLAGQGTAAKELFDEVGALDALFVPLGGGGLLSGTALSTRALAPQCMLYGVEPEAGNDGQRSLRSGQIVHIDTPKTIADGAQTQHLGNYTFSIIKRDVNDILTASDSDLVNAMKFFAARMKMIVEPTGCLGLAAALNAKESLKGKRVGIIISGGNIDLERFCALVAS, via the coding sequence ATGACCACGACTTTCGAACTCCCCACCTTTGCCGACGTCGAGGCCGCGGCAACGCGCATCGCCGGCATTGCACATCGCACGCCCGTTCACACGTCACGCACGCTGAACGAACTGATCGGCGCCGAGGTGTTCGTCAAATGCGAGAATTTCCAGCGCATGGGCGCCTTCAAGTTTCGGGGCGCCTTCAACGCGCTGTCGAGATTTTCGCCGGAACAACGCAAGGCCGGCGTCGTTGCGTTCTCCTCCGGTAACCACGCGCAGGGCATTGCCCTGTCCGCGAAGATCCTGGGCATCCCGGCAACGATCGTGATGCCGCACGATGCCCCCGCAGCGAAGATCGCGGCGACGAAAGGATACGGCGCCGACGTCGTCACTTACGACCGCTATGCCGAGGACCGCGAAGCAATCGGCCGCCGTCTCGCCGACGAGCAGGGCCTCACGCTGATTCCGCCTTACGACCACCCGGACGTGCTCGCCGGACAAGGCACTGCCGCGAAGGAGCTGTTCGACGAAGTGGGTGCGCTCGATGCGCTGTTCGTGCCGCTGGGCGGCGGTGGGCTGCTTTCCGGCACCGCGCTGTCGACCCGCGCGCTCGCGCCGCAATGCATGTTGTACGGCGTCGAACCGGAGGCCGGGAACGATGGCCAGCGCTCGCTGCGCAGCGGACAAATCGTCCACATCGATACGCCCAAGACCATCGCCGATGGCGCGCAAACCCAGCACCTCGGGAACTACACGTTCAGCATCATCAAACGCGACGTGAACGATATCCTCACCGCGTCGGATAGCGATCTGGTAAACGCCATGAAGTTTTTCGCGGCCCGCATGAAGATGATCGTGGAGCCGACCGGATGCCTCGGGCTGGCCGCCGCGCTGAATGCGAAGGAATCGCTGAAGGGCAAGCGCGTCGGCATCATCATCAGCGGCGGCAATATCGACCTCGAGCGGTTCTGCGCCCTCGTGGCGTCGTAA
- a CDS encoding ornithine cyclodeaminase family protein, producing the protein MPTDAQLLLLDRDAVAPALQAEQVMAAVREAFVLHSQRAGRVFPVVREKLHTGGVFGIKSGDVASQDLLGFKAAGFWPGNRGRGGEPHQATVALFDPHTGRPLCIMDGNAITTARTGAAGGLGLQLLARPESTRICVFGTGVQARVQLAYALKLLPQRCTVQYVNVSGEPDPAFESTFQDRCAIRVARDRNDAVADSDVVITATPGGGALFDADAVQPGTHLTCVGADTAGKRELPEGVLARARIVVDDREQARSIGECQWAPALPCAEIGDLLAGTASFDRASSDVTVFDMTGLALQDLTVARFLYERAIENGTGISVPWPW; encoded by the coding sequence ATGCCGACAGACGCCCAACTCCTACTCCTCGACCGGGATGCCGTCGCACCCGCCCTTCAAGCCGAGCAAGTCATGGCTGCGGTTCGCGAGGCCTTTGTGCTGCACAGTCAAAGGGCCGGACGGGTTTTTCCGGTGGTCCGCGAGAAGCTGCACACGGGCGGCGTATTCGGCATCAAGTCCGGCGACGTCGCAAGCCAGGACCTGCTCGGCTTCAAGGCGGCAGGATTCTGGCCGGGCAACCGGGGCCGAGGCGGCGAGCCTCACCAGGCGACCGTCGCGCTGTTCGACCCGCATACGGGCCGCCCGCTTTGCATCATGGACGGCAATGCGATCACCACGGCCCGGACCGGCGCGGCGGGCGGCCTGGGCCTGCAACTGCTCGCGCGCCCCGAGAGCACCCGAATCTGCGTATTCGGCACGGGGGTGCAGGCGCGCGTCCAGCTCGCCTACGCACTGAAGCTGCTGCCGCAACGCTGCACGGTGCAGTATGTGAACGTCAGCGGCGAGCCGGATCCGGCGTTCGAATCGACATTCCAGGACCGATGCGCGATCCGCGTCGCACGTGACCGTAACGATGCGGTGGCCGACAGCGACGTGGTCATCACCGCCACGCCGGGCGGCGGCGCGTTGTTCGATGCCGATGCGGTTCAGCCGGGCACCCACCTGACTTGCGTGGGCGCCGACACGGCAGGCAAGCGCGAACTTCCGGAGGGCGTGCTGGCGCGTGCACGCATCGTCGTGGACGACCGCGAGCAGGCGCGCAGCATTGGCGAGTGTCAATGGGCGCCGGCGCTGCCGTGCGCTGAAATCGGCGACCTTCTGGCGGGAACGGCGTCCTTCGATCGCGCGTCGAGTGACGTCACGGTATTCGATATGACCGGGCTCGCGCTGCAGGACTTGACGGTCGCGCGTTTCCTGTATGAACGGGCCATCGAGAACGGAACCGGCATCTCCGTTCCGTGGCCCTGGTGA
- a CDS encoding YbaK/prolyl-tRNA synthetase associated domain-containing protein — translation MYEKLVALLDREGARYRVIEHPAEGRSDLVAAIRGTSPGQGAKAMLCKGKDAGQALVLAILPGDRKLDFKKVAAAAGLKKATLASADEAQHETGCAIGAIPPFSFSSTIRLIVDPDLIGGFDEIAFNAGRLDRSIVLSSADYVRIANPLLQPLCV, via the coding sequence ATGTACGAGAAGCTGGTCGCGTTGCTCGACCGCGAAGGCGCCAGGTATCGGGTGATCGAACACCCGGCGGAGGGACGCTCCGACCTGGTCGCGGCCATTCGCGGGACCTCGCCGGGGCAAGGCGCGAAGGCGATGCTCTGCAAGGGCAAGGATGCCGGGCAAGCGTTGGTTCTCGCGATCCTGCCCGGGGACAGGAAGCTGGACTTCAAGAAGGTCGCGGCAGCGGCCGGGCTCAAGAAGGCCACGCTCGCGTCAGCCGACGAAGCGCAGCATGAAACCGGGTGCGCGATCGGCGCAATCCCGCCGTTCTCGTTCTCGTCGACGATCAGGCTGATCGTCGATCCGGACCTGATCGGCGGCTTCGATGAAATCGCGTTCAACGCCGGCCGGCTCGACAGGTCCATCGTGCTCAGCTCGGCCGATTACGTCCGGATCGCCAATCCCCTCCTTCAGCCGCTATGCGTCTAG
- a CDS encoding DSD1 family PLP-dependent enzyme, with amino-acid sequence MGMQTLNTPAALIDAARMRHNVDRMQAHLDKLGVKFRPHVKTTKCRHVVDAQIAAGAQGITVSTLKEAEQFLAGGVRDIVYAVGMVPAKLGQALALRRQGCDLKIVADSLHAANAIADFGREQGERFEVWIEIDVDGHRSGIPPEDDLLIDVGRALVDGGMILGGVLAHAGSSYEYSTREALAQIAEQERSRTVRAAERLRAARLPCPVVSIGSTPTALSAENLDGVTEVRAGVYVMFDLVMHNVGVCTLSEIALSVLTTVIGHQEEKGWAIIDAGWMAMSRDRGTQRQARDFGYGQVCAEDGEVLGEYVVSAANQEHGIVSRLGAPDPDIAKQFPIGTRLRILPNHACATGAQHPEYHAVGEDGAVQTWPRFYGW; translated from the coding sequence ATGGGCATGCAAACGCTCAACACCCCCGCCGCATTGATCGATGCCGCGCGCATGCGTCATAACGTCGACCGCATGCAAGCGCATCTGGACAAACTCGGGGTCAAGTTCCGGCCCCACGTCAAAACGACCAAATGCCGGCACGTCGTCGACGCGCAAATCGCGGCGGGCGCGCAAGGCATCACGGTCTCGACGCTCAAGGAAGCCGAGCAGTTCCTCGCGGGCGGCGTCCGCGACATCGTCTACGCGGTCGGCATGGTTCCCGCCAAGCTTGGCCAGGCGCTTGCGCTGCGCCGGCAGGGCTGCGACCTGAAGATCGTCGCCGACAGCCTGCATGCCGCGAACGCGATCGCCGACTTCGGGCGCGAGCAAGGCGAGCGCTTCGAAGTCTGGATCGAGATCGACGTCGACGGTCATCGCTCGGGCATCCCGCCGGAGGACGACCTGTTGATCGACGTGGGGCGTGCACTCGTCGATGGCGGCATGATCCTCGGCGGCGTCCTGGCTCACGCCGGCTCCAGCTACGAATACAGCACGCGGGAAGCGTTGGCGCAGATCGCCGAGCAGGAGCGCAGCCGCACCGTGCGCGCCGCGGAACGCCTCAGGGCCGCGCGGTTGCCTTGCCCGGTCGTGAGCATCGGGTCGACGCCAACCGCACTCTCGGCGGAAAACCTCGACGGTGTCACTGAAGTTCGGGCCGGCGTCTATGTGATGTTCGACCTCGTCATGCACAACGTGGGCGTTTGCACGCTGTCCGAGATCGCGCTCTCGGTGCTGACCACCGTCATCGGACATCAGGAAGAGAAAGGCTGGGCGATCATCGACGCGGGCTGGATGGCCATGAGCCGGGACCGTGGAACGCAGCGTCAGGCCCGGGATTTCGGCTACGGACAGGTATGCGCGGAAGACGGCGAGGTGCTCGGCGAGTATGTCGTGAGCGCAGCCAACCAGGAGCACGGCATCGTGTCGCGCCTGGGCGCGCCGGACCCGGACATCGCGAAGCAATTCCCGATCGGAACCCGCCTGCGCATTCTGCCGAACCACGCGTGCGCCACCGGCGCGCAACATCCCGAGTATCACGCCGTAGGCGAAGACGGCGCCGTACAGACGTGGCCGCGATTCTACGGATGGTGA